The proteins below are encoded in one region of Verrucomicrobiia bacterium:
- a CDS encoding prepilin-type N-terminal cleavage/methylation domain-containing protein yields the protein MRCRQTEGNRNRSVSQPGFTLIELLVVIAIIAILAAMLLPALSKAKEKAKATTCLSNNKQIALGFAMYASDNNDFLPPLNTGVFPAVTTEWWFVILDQGKYLTSSAVSNNVWRCSAVKDSDIDPGTVAYFRSPCEGYGPLEGNTYTSGVVRYGKNMDGSPLGSRKFTQIRRASQIWLIGDVGVTKSGVRFDQLPAAGYWTDVVTKQPDPGRGWTVAPYKQPAARHNKRAVFSFCDGHVESWTWTNLRQNLGDVFAVNSL from the coding sequence ATGCGTTGCCGACAGACAGAAGGTAATCGGAATCGTTCCGTTTCTCAGCCGGGTTTCACGCTCATCGAGCTATTGGTTGTAATCGCGATCATCGCAATCCTTGCCGCGATGTTGTTGCCCGCGCTCAGCAAGGCCAAGGAAAAGGCGAAGGCCACCACCTGCCTCAGCAACAACAAGCAGATCGCTCTGGGCTTCGCAATGTATGCGTCCGACAACAACGATTTTCTTCCGCCCTTGAACACAGGTGTCTTTCCCGCAGTGACGACGGAATGGTGGTTCGTGATTCTCGATCAGGGCAAATACCTGACGAGCTCGGCTGTTTCGAACAATGTCTGGCGTTGCTCGGCTGTGAAAGACTCAGACATCGATCCCGGCACGGTGGCGTATTTCAGGTCGCCTTGCGAAGGCTACGGACCTCTCGAGGGCAACACTTACACGAGCGGCGTGGTCCGCTACGGCAAGAACATGGATGGATCGCCGCTCGGCAGCCGCAAGTTCACGCAGATTCGCCGGGCCAGCCAGATCTGGCTGATCGGCGACGTGGGCGTCACCAAGAGCGGTGTGCGTTTCGACCAATTACCTGCAGCGGGCTATTGGACCGATGTCGTCACGAAACAGCCCGATCCGGGCCGCGGCTGGACCGTTGCTCCCTACAAGCAGCCTGCTGCGCGCCACAACAAACGCGCGGTGTTCTCGTTTTGCGACGGTCACGTTGAGAGTTGGACCTGGACAAATTTGCGCCAGAACCTTGGCGATGTCTTTGCGGTGAATTCCCTTTAA
- a CDS encoding prepilin-type N-terminal cleavage/methylation domain-containing protein: MRIVTRFALSMITLKSRRQTRRGFTLIELLVVIAIIAILAAMLLPALSKAKVKAQGIQCLNNLRQLQLGWVLYSNDNNEKIVQTGGTAWLVTNPTDVDAQPGGKKANWVLGDVNYTDPELIRKGLLFPYINNIDVYKCPADRKLSNIEAGRPTRRSMSMNAWMNPISTETLLNENVGVLFRKQSQIRRPSEVWVTIDENSASINDGWFVVRVGTSAWYDYPATYHNRASGMSYADGHSEMRKWRDKEVVSLKPESNASRTTRADGSVDDHQWLQQRSTEPKL, encoded by the coding sequence ATGAGGATTGTGACCCGTTTTGCCCTTTCAATGATCACGCTTAAGTCCCGAAGGCAAACCCGCCGGGGTTTTACCTTGATTGAGTTGCTGGTCGTGATCGCCATCATAGCCATTCTTGCCGCGATGCTGCTCCCGGCGTTAAGCAAGGCGAAGGTCAAGGCACAGGGCATTCAGTGTTTGAACAACCTGCGCCAACTCCAATTGGGTTGGGTCCTTTATTCGAACGATAACAACGAAAAAATTGTTCAGACCGGCGGGACGGCATGGCTTGTTACCAATCCGACCGACGTCGATGCACAGCCGGGTGGGAAAAAGGCGAACTGGGTCTTGGGCGATGTAAACTACACGGATCCGGAATTGATCAGGAAGGGATTGCTGTTCCCTTACATCAACAACATTGATGTCTACAAATGCCCCGCCGATCGCAAACTCTCCAACATCGAAGCGGGCAGGCCGACGCGGCGCAGCATGTCCATGAACGCCTGGATGAATCCAATCAGCACAGAAACGCTGCTGAACGAAAACGTGGGGGTGCTCTTCAGGAAACAAAGCCAGATCCGCCGGCCTTCGGAAGTCTGGGTCACGATCGACGAGAATTCCGCGAGCATCAATGACGGCTGGTTTGTAGTCCGGGTTGGCACGAGTGCCTGGTACGATTACCCCGCGACTTACCACAATCGCGCGAGCGGCATGTCGTATGCCGACGGCCATTCAGAAATGCGCAAGTGGAGGGATAAGGAAGTCGTGAGTCTCAAACCGGAATCCAATGCCAGCCGAACGACGCGCGCCGACGGGAGCGTCGACGACCATCAGTGGCTGCAGCAACGGAGCACCGAGCCGAAGCTGTAG
- a CDS encoding glycoside hydrolase family 3 N-terminal domain-containing protein, translating to MSNFLMALENPASLRRFRQAATFAAGFMVSIASVLAGDDKVEALLGQMTLEEKIGQMTQVDSEALKDKSHIEKYFLGSVLSGGGSDPVDNMPQGWLKLANDCQFWAQKTRLKIPLLYGVDAVHGHNNVIGAVIFPHNIGLGATRNPGLVEQAARVTAREVAGTGINWTFAPCVAVAQDPRWGRTYESFSDSSELAGELGLAALRGFQGNSFSQPGSVLACVKHFVGDGGTSEGRDQGDMVVDEATLRRVHLAPYLPSIKAGAASIMASFSSWNGKKMHEHKHLLTDVLKGELGFKGFVVSDWAAIDQLPYDYKGSIEASINAGLDMVMVPNGPGQANNYVEFITKLTELVNEKRVAMTRIDDAVRRILKAKMDAGVFANRPVDPALTAAIGSAEHRSVARQAVRESLVVLKNDSKILPLARNNNRIAVVGKAADDLGVQCGGWTISWQGDSGNITRGGTTLLQAIRKSIGADSRVSYSADANDLGNPNVVIVVIGEKPYAEMKGDRQELQLAAEDLALVRRAKASGARVLTVLFSGRPLVLGEALQASDAFVAAWLPGTEGLGISDVLFGDFKPTGKLPRPWPKGPEVTSTALKSATHALFPFGFGLTFDKEVKTAAAQ from the coding sequence ATGAGCAATTTCCTGATGGCACTTGAAAACCCGGCGTCGTTGCGCCGCTTTCGGCAGGCCGCCACCTTTGCGGCAGGATTCATGGTCTCCATTGCAAGCGTTCTTGCAGGGGACGACAAAGTGGAAGCCCTTCTCGGCCAAATGACGCTTGAGGAGAAAATTGGCCAGATGACTCAGGTCGACTCCGAGGCGCTCAAGGACAAGTCGCACATCGAAAAATATTTTCTCGGCTCAGTGCTCAGCGGTGGCGGCTCGGATCCCGTTGATAACATGCCCCAAGGGTGGCTTAAGCTCGCGAACGACTGCCAGTTTTGGGCGCAAAAAACGCGGCTCAAAATTCCGCTGTTGTACGGCGTCGATGCGGTGCACGGGCATAACAACGTCATCGGAGCCGTGATTTTCCCACACAACATTGGCCTCGGAGCGACAAGGAATCCTGGGCTCGTCGAGCAGGCCGCGCGCGTGACAGCAAGGGAAGTGGCGGGCACCGGCATCAATTGGACCTTCGCTCCGTGCGTTGCCGTTGCCCAGGATCCCCGCTGGGGGCGCACCTATGAGAGCTTCTCGGACTCCTCCGAGCTCGCTGGGGAATTGGGGCTTGCAGCGCTTCGCGGCTTCCAGGGCAACAGCTTTTCTCAACCCGGCTCCGTCCTGGCATGCGTGAAGCACTTCGTTGGAGATGGCGGCACAAGCGAGGGCCGCGATCAGGGCGACATGGTTGTCGATGAAGCCACGCTGCGGCGCGTTCACCTGGCACCGTATCTTCCTTCGATCAAAGCGGGCGCAGCTTCAATCATGGCATCGTTCAGCAGTTGGAACGGAAAGAAGATGCACGAGCACAAGCACCTTCTTACCGACGTGCTTAAGGGGGAACTTGGATTCAAAGGTTTTGTCGTGTCTGACTGGGCAGCCATCGATCAGCTTCCTTACGATTACAAGGGCAGCATTGAAGCTTCGATCAACGCGGGCCTGGATATGGTAATGGTTCCCAACGGACCCGGGCAGGCGAACAACTATGTGGAGTTCATCACAAAGCTAACGGAGCTCGTGAATGAGAAGCGCGTGGCAATGACGCGAATCGATGATGCAGTACGCCGGATCCTCAAGGCTAAAATGGATGCTGGGGTCTTCGCCAACCGGCCAGTGGATCCCGCCCTGACGGCAGCCATTGGATCCGCGGAACATCGCAGTGTAGCGCGCCAGGCTGTTCGGGAATCGTTGGTAGTGTTGAAAAACGATTCCAAAATTTTGCCGCTTGCCAGGAACAACAACCGAATCGCCGTCGTGGGAAAAGCCGCGGATGATCTCGGGGTTCAATGCGGCGGATGGACGATCAGCTGGCAGGGGGATAGCGGAAATATTACGCGCGGCGGCACAACCCTGCTCCAGGCCATTCGTAAAAGCATCGGCGCTGACAGCCGGGTCTCGTACTCTGCCGACGCAAACGATCTTGGGAATCCAAACGTGGTGATTGTTGTCATAGGCGAAAAACCGTACGCGGAAATGAAGGGCGACCGGCAGGAGCTGCAGCTGGCAGCGGAAGACCTGGCGCTGGTGCGCAGGGCGAAGGCCAGTGGCGCGCGCGTGCTCACAGTGCTGTTCTCCGGACGGCCCCTCGTCCTGGGCGAAGCCCTGCAAGCGAGTGACGCGTTTGTGGCAGCATGGCTTCCTGGAACAGAAGGTTTGGGCATCTCCGACGTCCTGTTCGGGGATTTCAAACCAACCGGAAAACTCCCTCGGCCATGGCCGAAAGGACCTGAGGTTACATCCACGGCTTTGAAGTCGGCGACTCATGCGCTGTTCCCCTTCGGTTTTGGTCTGACTTTTGACAAGGAGGTGAAAACTGCCGCCGCGCAGTGA